In Serratia marcescens subsp. marcescens ATCC 13880, a single genomic region encodes these proteins:
- a CDS encoding DsbA family protein — protein sequence MLAKVKRSFAAAVVLMLALPAVQAADYRAGEQYTRLDKPVAAAPAVVEFFSFYCGPCYQFAETYRVGGTVAQALPAGEKVTKYHVSLMGKLGNELTEAWAVATVLGVEDKIEGAMFDAVQKQRAVNGADDIQRVFTAAGIDAATYENARHSLLVKGLIAKQNEAVKAFEVRGTPSFYVAGKYKIDNAGMASTSVEGYAKEYAAVVRYLLDTQP from the coding sequence ATGTTGGCAAAAGTTAAGCGTTCGTTCGCCGCCGCCGTCGTATTGATGTTGGCGCTGCCCGCGGTTCAGGCCGCGGATTACCGCGCGGGCGAGCAATATACCCGGCTGGATAAGCCGGTGGCCGCCGCGCCGGCGGTGGTGGAGTTCTTCTCCTTCTACTGCGGCCCTTGCTATCAGTTCGCCGAAACCTACCGCGTAGGCGGCACCGTGGCGCAGGCGCTGCCCGCCGGTGAGAAAGTCACCAAATATCACGTCAGCCTGATGGGCAAACTGGGCAATGAGCTGACCGAAGCCTGGGCGGTGGCGACGGTGCTGGGCGTGGAAGACAAGATTGAAGGCGCGATGTTCGACGCGGTGCAGAAACAGCGCGCCGTCAACGGCGCCGACGATATTCAGCGGGTGTTCACGGCGGCCGGCATCGATGCCGCCACCTATGAAAATGCGCGCCACAGCCTGCTGGTCAAAGGATTGATCGCCAAGCAGAACGAAGCGGTGAAAGCGTTCGAGGTGCGCGGCACCCCGTCGTTCTACGTGGCAGGCAAATACAAGATAGACAATGCCGGCATGGCCAGCACCAGCGTTGAAGGCTACGCCAAAGAGTACGCGGCGGTGGTGCGCTATCTGTTGGATACGCAGCCTTAA
- a CDS encoding NAD(P)H-dependent oxidoreductase — translation MNVLIVLAHPEPHSFNAHLAEQARQAWLAQGHQVKTVDLYQEGFDPREGAGHYPSRKQADRFDAMQEQRHHWTIQALPAEIRRHIELLRWADTLVLQFPFWWFGAPAIIKGWMDRVFVYGGIYDSRHRHENGVMRGKRALLTVTAGASAQACAPDGRDGDMRLMLWPIMHALHYIGFSVLEPFLVYGVRGGLAGEALQAQNAALAQVTQAYRDGLNAFSAWPAVPFNRNEDFDADLALKPGAPVYSPFVRHCDPA, via the coding sequence ATGAACGTGCTGATTGTGCTGGCTCACCCCGAGCCGCATTCTTTCAATGCTCATTTGGCCGAACAGGCGCGGCAGGCCTGGCTGGCGCAGGGGCATCAGGTGAAAACGGTCGATCTGTATCAGGAGGGGTTTGATCCGCGCGAGGGCGCCGGCCACTACCCCAGCAGAAAGCAGGCGGACAGGTTCGATGCGATGCAGGAACAGCGCCATCACTGGACGATCCAGGCGCTGCCGGCGGAGATCCGGCGGCATATCGAGTTGCTGCGCTGGGCGGATACGCTGGTGCTGCAGTTCCCTTTCTGGTGGTTCGGCGCGCCGGCCATCATCAAGGGCTGGATGGATCGGGTGTTCGTTTACGGCGGGATCTACGACAGCCGCCACCGCCATGAGAATGGCGTGATGCGCGGCAAGCGGGCGCTGCTGACCGTCACCGCCGGTGCTTCCGCACAGGCCTGTGCGCCGGACGGGCGCGACGGCGACATGCGGCTGATGCTGTGGCCAATCATGCATGCGCTGCACTATATCGGCTTTAGCGTGCTGGAGCCGTTCCTGGTCTATGGCGTGCGCGGCGGGTTGGCGGGTGAAGCTCTGCAGGCGCAAAACGCCGCGTTGGCGCAGGTGACACAGGCGTACCGGGACGGTTTGAACGCGTTTTCCGCCTGGCCGGCGGTGCCGTTCAATCGCAATGAAGATTTTGACGCCGATCTGGCGCTGAAGCCCGGCGCGCCGGTGTACAGCCCGTTCGTGCGGCACTGCGATCCGGCTTAG
- a CDS encoding winged helix-turn-helix transcriptional regulator: MAYPGDVYSSKCSARDALALISGKWVMLILPALAQRPMRNGELLRRIDGISQKVLTQTLRQLERNGLLERLDLSEKNQAHVEYRLSAVARSLVETLTALDRWAEYHFPELDAARERYDADRGREAD; encoded by the coding sequence ATGGCTTATCCCGGCGACGTCTATTCGAGCAAGTGTTCCGCGCGCGATGCGCTGGCGCTGATTTCCGGCAAGTGGGTGATGCTGATCCTGCCTGCGCTGGCGCAACGCCCGATGCGCAACGGCGAGCTGCTGCGCCGCATCGACGGCATTTCGCAGAAGGTGCTGACGCAAACGCTGCGCCAGCTGGAACGCAACGGGCTGCTCGAACGGCTGGATTTAAGTGAAAAGAATCAGGCGCATGTGGAATACCGGCTCAGCGCCGTCGCCCGCTCGCTGGTCGAGACGCTGACGGCGCTGGACCGATGGGCGGAATACCATTTCCCCGAGCTGGACGCCGCCCGCGAGCGCTATGATGCCGACCGCGGGCGCGAAGCCGATTAA
- a CDS encoding flavin reductase family protein, whose product MSHFRPVALEHASRLLNHGPTVLITSRSRDGAKRNVMAAAWSMPVEFSPPRIAIVVDKGAHSRQMIEESGAFGICVPAAMFIDATYAVGSVSGLDDDKFARFHIAAAPSATLQVPLIEQGCVAWLECRLLPESGAQEKYDTCFGEVLSAAADERVFQQGRWNFTAANADLHTIHHLGAGNFVRSGETLRAKPL is encoded by the coding sequence ATGAGCCACTTTCGTCCTGTCGCCCTCGAACACGCCAGCCGCCTGCTGAACCACGGCCCGACGGTATTGATCACCAGCCGCAGCCGCGACGGCGCCAAACGCAACGTGATGGCCGCCGCCTGGTCGATGCCGGTGGAGTTCAGCCCGCCGCGCATCGCCATTGTGGTGGACAAAGGGGCGCACAGCCGGCAAATGATCGAGGAGAGCGGCGCATTCGGCATTTGCGTGCCGGCGGCCATGTTCATCGACGCCACCTACGCGGTCGGCAGCGTGTCCGGGCTGGATGACGACAAGTTCGCCCGCTTTCACATCGCCGCAGCGCCGAGCGCTACGCTGCAGGTGCCGCTGATCGAACAGGGTTGCGTGGCGTGGCTGGAGTGCCGCTTATTGCCGGAAAGCGGCGCGCAGGAAAAATATGACACCTGCTTCGGCGAGGTGTTGAGCGCGGCGGCGGACGAGCGGGTGTTCCAGCAAGGGCGCTGGAACTTCACCGCCGCCAATGCGGATCTGCACACCATTCATCATCTGGGGGCCGGCAACTTCGTGCGCAGCGGCGAGACGCTGCGGGCCAAACCGCTTTAA
- the feaR gene encoding transcriptional regulator FeaR yields MTALATLRDVGFEEWLGKINTACGRFCAKTLGPGFSGAMQEFRAHALRLSVVDVAQARLYRTPREIARSDGAHFFTVIQLRGSALMEQGDRQTLLSPGDMTLIDASQPSSFTFQRDSRQISLLLPRGCLPLPPPCAQRLGAELSAVRLSRQLVLSSMQDPQLAAAESEAVLNALAALLRPALALEQARPEGQQSVFDKALALIDRHIQSAQLRPEWVAAELGVSLRSLYRLFARQGLVVAQYIRNRRLDLCAQALRSAAGQEKLAGIGLDWGFADHSHFSTAFKQRFGMSPSEYRRQHQ; encoded by the coding sequence ATGACGGCATTGGCAACGCTCCGGGACGTCGGCTTCGAAGAGTGGCTGGGGAAAATCAACACCGCCTGCGGCCGATTCTGCGCGAAAACGTTGGGGCCCGGCTTCAGCGGGGCGATGCAGGAGTTTCGCGCCCATGCCCTGCGCCTGAGCGTGGTCGACGTGGCCCAGGCCCGGCTGTATCGCACGCCGCGTGAAATCGCCCGCAGCGACGGCGCGCACTTTTTCACCGTCATCCAGCTGCGCGGCAGCGCGTTGATGGAGCAGGGCGATCGCCAAACGCTGCTCTCTCCCGGCGACATGACGCTGATCGACGCCTCACAGCCCAGCAGCTTCACCTTCCAGCGCGATTCGCGCCAAATCTCTTTGCTACTGCCGCGCGGCTGTCTGCCGCTGCCGCCGCCTTGCGCGCAGCGTCTGGGAGCCGAGCTCAGCGCGGTGCGCCTCAGCCGCCAGCTGGTGCTGAGCAGCATGCAGGATCCTCAGCTCGCCGCGGCGGAAAGCGAGGCGGTGCTGAATGCGCTGGCGGCGCTGCTGCGCCCGGCGTTGGCGCTCGAACAGGCGCGCCCGGAGGGACAACAATCGGTCTTCGACAAGGCGCTGGCGTTGATCGACAGGCATATTCAGTCGGCGCAGCTGCGCCCTGAGTGGGTGGCGGCCGAGTTGGGGGTGTCGTTACGCAGCCTGTATCGGTTGTTCGCCCGTCAGGGGCTGGTGGTGGCGCAGTACATCAGGAACCGCAGGCTGGATCTGTGCGCGCAGGCGCTGCGCAGCGCCGCCGGGCAAGAAAAGCTGGCCGGCATTGGCCTCGACTGGGGCTTCGCCGATCACAGCCATTTCTCGACCGCTTTCAAGCAGCGTTTCGGCATGTCGCCGAGCGAGTACCGTCGGCAGCATCAGTAA
- a CDS encoding Exc2 family lipoprotein, whose amino-acid sequence MKRLKSAALLLPLLALSACTHHLSSAEQHAKHYVYQTRDDFDPQFRTDVNGSIKNAVPMFEQFYQQGKKDRAAGVARSEAQKKADYLASAEFQQNMEHKTIFINRAYSSADNPKRRQVLSQEAVGAYWDGYEGR is encoded by the coding sequence ATGAAAAGACTGAAAAGCGCGGCGCTGTTGTTGCCGCTGTTGGCGCTCAGCGCCTGCACTCATCACCTCAGCAGCGCCGAGCAGCATGCCAAACACTACGTTTATCAAACCCGCGACGACTTCGATCCGCAATTCCGCACCGATGTGAACGGCAGCATTAAAAACGCCGTGCCGATGTTCGAACAGTTCTACCAGCAGGGGAAAAAGGATCGCGCGGCGGGCGTGGCGCGCAGCGAGGCGCAGAAAAAGGCCGATTACCTGGCCAGCGCGGAGTTCCAGCAGAACATGGAACACAAAACCATTTTCATCAATCGCGCCTACAGCAGCGCCGACAATCCTAAGCGCCGCCAGGTGCTCTCGCAGGAAGCGGTGGGTGCCTATTGGGACGGCTACGAAGGACGCTGA